In Streptomyces capitiformicae, one genomic interval encodes:
- a CDS encoding glutamate synthase subunit beta, producing MADPKGFLNHGREVAKSRPVDVRLKDWNEVYVPGSLLPIISKQASRCMDCGIPFCHNGCPLGNLIPEWNDYAYREDWAAASERLHATNNFPEFTGRLCPAPCESACVLGINQPAVTIKNVEVSIIDKAWDAGDVAPQIPERLSGKTVAVIGSGPAGLAAAQQLTRAGHTVAVYERADRIGGLLRYGIPEFKMEKRHINRRIEQMRAEGTRFRTGIEIGRDLKATDLKKRYDAVVIAAGATTARDLPVPGRELTGIHQAMEYLPLANKVQEGDYVTSPISAEGKHVVVIGGGDTGADCVGTAHRQGAASVTQLEIMPKPGEDRAPHQPWPTFPMLYKVTSAHEEGGERVYSVSTTHFEGDEDGNVQWLHLVEVEFVDGKLTQKPGTERKIPAQLVTLAMGFTGTDRENGLVEQFGLELDERGNIARDADFQTNVPGVFVAGDAGRGQSLIVWAIAEGRSAARGCDRFLTGASDLPAPIRPTDRSLMV from the coding sequence ATGGCTGACCCGAAGGGCTTCCTGAACCACGGCCGTGAGGTCGCCAAGTCCCGCCCCGTCGACGTACGCCTGAAGGACTGGAACGAGGTCTACGTCCCCGGCTCCCTGCTGCCGATCATCAGCAAGCAGGCGTCGCGCTGCATGGACTGCGGTATCCCGTTCTGCCACAACGGCTGTCCGCTCGGGAACCTCATCCCGGAGTGGAACGACTACGCCTACCGCGAGGACTGGGCGGCCGCGTCGGAGCGCCTGCACGCCACGAACAACTTCCCGGAGTTCACGGGCCGCCTGTGCCCGGCCCCGTGCGAGTCGGCGTGTGTGCTCGGCATCAACCAGCCGGCCGTGACCATCAAGAACGTCGAGGTCTCGATCATCGACAAGGCGTGGGACGCGGGCGACGTCGCACCGCAGATCCCGGAGCGCCTGTCCGGCAAGACGGTCGCGGTCATCGGCTCGGGCCCGGCGGGCCTGGCGGCCGCCCAGCAGCTGACGCGGGCCGGCCACACGGTCGCCGTGTACGAGCGCGCCGACCGCATCGGCGGTCTGCTCCGCTACGGCATCCCCGAGTTCAAGATGGAGAAGCGGCACATCAACCGCCGTATCGAGCAGATGCGCGCGGAGGGCACCCGCTTCCGTACGGGCATCGAGATCGGCCGCGACCTCAAGGCGACGGACCTGAAGAAGCGGTACGACGCCGTCGTGATCGCCGCGGGGGCCACGACCGCGCGTGACCTCCCGGTCCCCGGCCGCGAGCTCACCGGCATCCACCAGGCCATGGAGTACCTGCCGCTGGCCAACAAGGTCCAGGAGGGCGACTACGTCACCTCCCCGATCTCGGCCGAGGGCAAGCACGTCGTCGTCATCGGCGGCGGTGACACCGGCGCCGACTGTGTGGGCACGGCCCACCGCCAGGGCGCGGCCTCGGTGACGCAGCTGGAGATCATGCCCAAGCCGGGCGAGGACCGTGCCCCGCACCAGCCGTGGCCGACCTTCCCGATGCTCTACAAGGTCACCTCGGCACACGAGGAGGGCGGCGAGCGGGTCTACTCCGTCTCCACCACCCACTTCGAGGGAGACGAGGACGGCAACGTCCAGTGGCTGCACCTCGTCGAGGTCGAGTTCGTCGACGGCAAGCTCACGCAGAAGCCGGGCACGGAGCGCAAGATCCCTGCCCAGCTGGTCACGCTGGCGATGGGCTTCACGGGCACGGACCGTGAGAACGGCCTGGTCGAGCAGTTCGGCCTGGAGCTCGACGAGCGCGGCAACATCGCCCGCGACGCCGACTTCCAGACGAACGTGCCGGGCGTGTTCGTGGCCGGTGACGCGGGTCGTGGCCAGTCGCTCATCGTGTGGGCGATCGCCGAGGGCCGCTCGGCGGCGCGCGGTTGCGACCGCTTCCTCACGGGCGCGAGCGACCTTCCGGCACCGATCCGCCCCACGGACCGTTCGCTGATGGTCTGA